One segment of Sporanaerobacter acetigenes DSM 13106 DNA contains the following:
- a CDS encoding Na/Pi cotransporter family protein, producing MKELIFGLIGGTALLMYGVDKMGEGLEKASGDMMKKILSVLTGKVWGAFLVGAFLTAIVQSSTAITILTVGFVNAGLMNLSQAVGIIYGANIGTTITAQLMAFSFKFKLTDIALPVLGVGFGIQNLSKNKKLQNIGQALMGFGMMFLGLKILNSGIPFLKESESLKYFFTQYASIPIVGILLGAFVTAMVHSSAATVGLVMVLAQAGLLDIQSAICIMLGDNIGTCLSAQLASLNGNINGRRTAWAHTFYNLFGVIITLVALPLFVKFVVIVTARIQPASDISAQIANSHTLFNLVNSLIFLPLTKYYVAFLNKVIRPKNDAHMNEVYLDKLLLDTPVAALKASRSETIRGTQIVKKMFIDVMNFIFTGDMKIMGQIADDEVVINQMQKDITTYIVELSKRELIETQSIMVPATINCINNIERIGDHVVDISELCKNKVDKNLQFTDVADNELREIENVIVEMFENVVIAIEYRDKESIKRVAELEDKADNLCATFEENHIKRLDDETCNVDSGVIYIDVISHLERIADYIYKTAMLAKDELYGEKRKDCSH from the coding sequence ATGAAGGAATTGATCTTTGGACTTATTGGTGGCACAGCACTACTTATGTATGGTGTAGACAAGATGGGAGAAGGACTTGAAAAAGCTTCAGGAGATATGATGAAAAAAATCTTGTCAGTATTAACTGGAAAGGTATGGGGAGCATTTTTAGTAGGTGCTTTTTTAACGGCGATCGTGCAAAGTAGTACGGCTATTACAATACTTACTGTTGGTTTTGTAAATGCTGGACTTATGAATCTTTCTCAGGCCGTAGGAATAATTTATGGTGCTAATATTGGGACAACCATAACTGCCCAACTTATGGCTTTTAGTTTTAAATTTAAATTAACTGATATAGCCCTTCCAGTACTTGGCGTAGGTTTTGGAATACAAAATCTTTCCAAAAATAAAAAATTGCAAAATATCGGGCAGGCATTGATGGGATTTGGGATGATGTTTTTAGGTCTTAAAATATTGAATTCGGGAATACCTTTTTTAAAAGAAAGTGAATCTTTAAAGTACTTTTTTACCCAGTATGCCTCTATTCCAATAGTAGGTATACTGTTAGGTGCATTTGTGACTGCAATGGTTCACAGTAGTGCAGCAACGGTGGGACTTGTAATGGTCTTAGCTCAAGCAGGGCTTTTAGATATACAATCTGCTATTTGCATAATGCTTGGAGATAATATAGGAACTTGCCTTTCAGCACAACTTGCAAGTTTAAATGGAAATATAAATGGTAGGAGAACTGCATGGGCCCATACTTTTTACAATTTATTTGGAGTCATTATAACGCTGGTAGCCTTACCTTTATTTGTAAAATTCGTCGTAATAGTAACTGCTCGTATTCAGCCAGCAAGTGATATAAGCGCACAAATTGCAAATTCTCATACACTATTTAATTTAGTAAATTCTCTTATATTTTTGCCTTTGACTAAGTATTATGTTGCGTTTTTAAATAAGGTGATAAGACCTAAAAATGATGCTCATATGAATGAAGTATATTTGGATAAATTGCTTTTAGATACACCGGTAGCAGCTTTAAAGGCTTCTCGTTCTGAAACTATAAGAGGAACTCAAATAGTAAAGAAGATGTTTATTGATGTAATGAATTTTATATTTACAGGAGATATGAAAATAATGGGACAAATTGCAGATGATGAGGTAGTTATAAATCAAATGCAGAAAGATATAACAACATATATTGTTGAACTTTCTAAAAGAGAACTTATAGAAACTCAGTCTATTATGGTTCCAGCAACTATAAATTGTATAAATAATATTGAGAGAATTGGAGATCACGTTGTAGATATATCAGAATTGTGCAAGAACAAAGTAGATAAAAATCTCCAGTTTACGGATGTTGCGGATAATGAATTAAGGGAAATAGAAAATGTAATTGTAGAGATGTTTGAAAATGTGGTTATTGCTATTGAGTATAGAGACAAAGAAAGTATAAAAAGGGTTGCTGAACTTGAGGATAAAGCTGATAATTTATGTGCTACATTTGAAGAAAATCATATAAAAAGGCTTGATGATGAAACTTGCAATGTAGATTCAGGAGTTATCTATATTGATGTAATAAGTCATCTTGAAAGGATTGCAGATTATATATATAAGACAGCTATGCTTGCCAAGGATGAATTATATGGGGAAAAGAGAAAAGACTGTTCTCATTAG
- a CDS encoding peptidylprolyl isomerase, protein MNENPILATVNGKEITQKDVYVFLNELGPQVAMQFQSPDGMKRVVDELINQELLYFDAIENSFDEEETYKLALEKVKENVLKQYAFNKIISGISVTEEEISEYYNENKMHFQTPESVRASHILVKEEDEAKKIQKEINEGLSFEEAAKKYSTCPSKENGGDLGEFTKGQMVKEFEDAAFSIEEGKLSEPVKTQFGYHLIKVQYKKEAEIRSLEEAKDQINEQMIMLKQQEKYLDKTQELRSKYEVKMNI, encoded by the coding sequence ATGAATGAAAATCCAATATTGGCAACAGTTAATGGCAAGGAAATAACACAAAAGGATGTATATGTTTTTTTGAATGAACTAGGACCACAAGTGGCTATGCAATTTCAATCACCAGACGGTATGAAAAGAGTAGTAGATGAGTTGATAAATCAGGAATTACTTTACTTTGATGCTATTGAAAATAGTTTTGATGAAGAAGAGACTTATAAATTAGCTTTAGAAAAAGTTAAAGAAAATGTTTTAAAACAATATGCTTTCAATAAGATAATATCCGGTATTTCTGTGACGGAAGAAGAAATAAGTGAGTATTACAATGAGAATAAAATGCATTTTCAAACTCCAGAATCAGTTAGAGCAAGTCACATATTAGTGAAGGAAGAAGATGAGGCAAAGAAAATACAAAAAGAAATAAATGAAGGTCTATCATTTGAGGAAGCAGCTAAAAAATATTCTACTTGCCCTTCAAAAGAAAATGGTGGGGATTTGGGAGAGTTCACTAAAGGCCAAATGGTAAAAGAATTTGAAGATGCTGCTTTTAGTATTGAAGAAGGAAAGCTAAGTGAACCTGTAAAAACTCAATTTGGATATCATTTAATTAAAGTACAATATAAGAAAGAAGCTGAAATCAGATCTTTAGAAGAAGCCAAAGATCAGATAAATGAACAGATGATTATGCTAAAACAGCAAGAAAAGTATTTAGATAAAACTCAGGAATTGAGAAGTAAATACGAAGTAAAAATGAATATATAA
- the rbr gene encoding rubrerythrin, which yields MKSLKGTKTAENLMKAFAGESQARNRYTYYASQAKKEGYVQISNIFTETADNEKEHAKRFFKFLNESLKGEAVEINADYPVGLGETKENLLYAANGEKEEWEDLYPNFAKIAEEEGFSEIAFVFREIAEVEERHERRYRKLLENIENNKVFEKDEVVEWKCNNCGYVHRGKSAPKTCPACAHPMSYFEVFVETY from the coding sequence TTGAAATCACTAAAAGGTACAAAAACAGCTGAAAACTTAATGAAGGCATTTGCTGGAGAATCTCAAGCAAGAAACAGATATACATATTATGCATCTCAAGCAAAAAAAGAAGGTTATGTTCAAATTTCGAATATTTTTACAGAAACAGCAGACAATGAAAAGGAACATGCAAAGAGATTCTTTAAATTTTTAAATGAAAGTCTAAAGGGAGAAGCTGTAGAAATAAATGCAGATTATCCAGTTGGATTAGGAGAAACAAAAGAAAATCTTCTATATGCAGCAAATGGAGAAAAAGAAGAATGGGAAGATTTGTATCCAAATTTCGCCAAAATTGCTGAAGAAGAAGGATTTTCTGAAATAGCATTTGTATTTAGAGAAATAGCAGAAGTAGAAGAACGCCATGAAAGAAGATATAGAAAACTACTAGAGAATATTGAAAATAATAAAGTATTTGAAAAAGATGAAGTTGTAGAGTGGAAATGTAACAATTGTGGATATGTTCACAGAGGCAAAAGTGCACCTAAAACTTGTCCAGCTTGTGCTCATCCAATGAGTTATTTCGAAGTATTTGTTGAGACATATTAA
- a CDS encoding DUF441 family protein yields the protein MNRIFLLFIIILSIIAKNKSMVYAGIVVFILSFITNENAVKFVKNNFLNIGLVFLMIWMLIPLTENQNEISILNPKEFLSLDGIVSFLSGLFVVIVASKGLKYLNRNTTALSGAILGSIVGVTFFGGTPVGMLTGSGIAYLILKLIKGL from the coding sequence ATGAATAGAATCTTTTTATTGTTTATAATTATACTTTCAATAATTGCAAAAAATAAATCAATGGTGTATGCAGGAATAGTAGTATTTATATTGTCATTTATAACTAATGAAAATGCAGTGAAATTTGTAAAAAACAATTTTCTAAATATTGGACTTGTTTTTTTAATGATATGGATGCTCATACCTTTGACAGAAAATCAAAATGAAATCTCCATATTGAATCCTAAAGAATTTCTAAGTTTAGATGGAATAGTATCCTTCTTAAGTGGCTTGTTTGTAGTCATAGTAGCTTCAAAGGGACTTAAGTATCTAAATAGAAACACTACAGCTCTATCAGGAGCTATCTTAGGTTCCATAGTAGGAGTGACTTTTTTTGGAGGAACTCCAGTGGGAATGTTGACAGGCTCAGGAATAGCATACTTGATACTAAAATTGATAAAGGGCCTTTAA
- a CDS encoding MATE family efflux transporter, with amino-acid sequence MKEAERKDLILNGSIYKTIITLSLPIMINNLIQTLYNLVDGIWVGKLGSVQFAATSFVWPVNFLFISLGIGLSVAGTAILSQLIGASKYEEANKYASQLIVISMICSVGFAILGYFITPLFVKLMGGTGDLAKYSNIYLKLTFLDMPFMFMFFNFNSIMNAQGNTITPTILGGISGILNAILDPIFIFTFDMGIAGAAIATILSKALLSFVIVYKLVKSPTMVKPSFKNFKFDKEIVKKIVNVALPSSVGQSGSALGFIVLNSFIASYGTATMAAFGMVNRITSLIMQPAMGIGAALTSIVGQNIGADQIDRVKEAFSKSLILTISFSIIGCAIMLWKDEEIINFFIQARDDKKVIVEGITYLKYISFSMPLMGIFSVLQGIFQGSGHTQYSMAMEIGRLWFVRLPMILIFKNLTNIGSSGIWFSMSFSNLIICIYGYIIYRTKDWQKKVVKTEGCA; translated from the coding sequence ATGAAAGAAGCTGAAAGAAAAGATCTCATATTAAATGGGAGTATATATAAGACAATTATCACATTATCTTTACCTATTATGATAAACAATTTAATACAAACTCTATACAATTTAGTGGATGGAATTTGGGTTGGTAAGCTTGGCTCTGTTCAATTTGCAGCTACATCTTTCGTCTGGCCAGTAAACTTTTTATTTATATCTTTGGGTATTGGACTTTCAGTAGCTGGAACTGCCATTTTATCCCAATTAATAGGAGCTTCAAAATATGAAGAAGCAAATAAATATGCAAGCCAACTAATAGTTATATCCATGATATGTTCTGTTGGTTTTGCTATTCTTGGGTACTTTATCACACCACTATTTGTTAAATTGATGGGGGGAACTGGGGATTTAGCTAAATATAGCAATATATATTTGAAACTTACTTTTTTAGATATGCCTTTTATGTTTATGTTTTTTAATTTTAACTCTATCATGAATGCTCAAGGAAATACTATAACACCAACAATACTTGGAGGTATTTCTGGCATTTTAAATGCAATATTAGATCCTATATTTATATTTACATTTGATATGGGAATTGCGGGAGCAGCTATAGCTACAATTTTGTCAAAAGCTCTTCTTTCATTTGTTATAGTTTATAAGCTTGTTAAATCACCTACTATGGTCAAACCTAGCTTTAAAAATTTTAAATTTGACAAAGAAATTGTAAAAAAGATTGTAAATGTTGCGTTACCTTCATCTGTTGGTCAATCGGGTTCAGCTTTAGGATTTATAGTTTTAAATAGTTTCATTGCATCTTATGGTACTGCAACTATGGCAGCCTTTGGCATGGTTAACAGGATTACATCTCTTATAATGCAACCTGCTATGGGAATAGGAGCAGCTCTTACATCTATTGTTGGTCAAAATATTGGAGCAGATCAAATAGATAGAGTAAAAGAGGCATTTTCAAAATCCCTCATACTTACAATTTCTTTTTCAATAATAGGATGTGCCATTATGTTGTGGAAAGATGAAGAAATAATTAATTTCTTTATTCAAGCGAGAGATGACAAAAAAGTTATTGTTGAAGGTATTACTTATCTAAAATATATTTCTTTTTCCATGCCACTTATGGGGATTTTCAGTGTATTGCAGGGAATATTTCAAGGCTCTGGCCATACCCAATATTCTATGGCCATGGAGATTGGTCGACTATGGTTTGTAAGACTTCCCATGATACTTATATTTAAAAACCTTACCAATATAGGTTCTTCTGGTATATGGTTTTCTATGAGTTTTAGCAATTTAATTATATGCATATATGGATATATAATTTATAGGACAAAAGATTGGCAAAAGAAAGTGGTTAAGACAGAGGGATGTGCTTAA
- a CDS encoding FmdE family protein, translated as MDRLLWEKAVEFHGHECPGLAIGYKACEAAMEKMGFTFSKDEEIVCVTENDACGVDAVQVITGCTFGKGNLIYRPTGKMAFSFFNRANGEKIRMILKPFGGEMDRKERQGYILNAKVDEIFNFSEPRFDLPERARLFATVVCENCGESAPEHKIRINDGKKVCLDCFQEYTRGW; from the coding sequence ATGGATAGATTGTTGTGGGAAAAAGCAGTAGAATTCCATGGCCATGAGTGTCCAGGACTTGCAATTGGTTACAAAGCTTGTGAGGCAGCTATGGAAAAAATGGGTTTTACATTTTCAAAAGATGAAGAAATTGTATGCGTTACTGAAAATGATGCTTGTGGAGTAGATGCAGTACAAGTAATTACAGGTTGTACTTTTGGAAAAGGAAATCTCATCTATAGACCTACAGGCAAAATGGCCTTTAGTTTTTTCAATCGTGCTAATGGAGAAAAAATTCGAATGATTCTTAAGCCTTTTGGCGGAGAAATGGATCGTAAGGAAAGACAAGGATATATACTAAATGCAAAAGTTGATGAGATTTTTAATTTTAGCGAGCCAAGATTTGATTTGCCAGAAAGGGCAAGATTGTTTGCAACAGTTGTTTGTGAAAATTGTGGGGAAAGTGCCCCAGAGCATAAAATCAGAATCAATGATGGCAAAAAAGTATGTCTTGATTGCTTTCAAGAATATACTAGAGGCTGGTAA